From Aspergillus fumigatus Af293 chromosome 3, whole genome shotgun sequence, a single genomic window includes:
- a CDS encoding PX domain-containing protein, whose translation MLDATPASHDADRLQSAGRPLSTHVPPGQILTGKQEHYLKRELIGRQVRNEITELNSPTALHRFGAPFKSEFGEVAPVDSELPILRYIFVHHVRKFPFLDQAREKEFWQDKLQVVSNLHQFGLSAVAGDSLRLTYFFMQFLESFANKHVSSSEDRLEETKRRKLARKAEKLVELMMVSGIPTASGYEERISFSEMEVVDRGANEKGLLVNMPEGHAIHGWDVNVAAEFILRVQREGKPDIFVARRYGEFAKLYRRLRTEFPGRTLAPLPRKNKSSTSTSFFGSADDEASSISSVSTQDTSEGYIGRTLAPGPHHSRSLSRSSMKSSKSGRLSSEGPRECVLYREEQRVSLRAFLRTLLQNKRVSESKAMEEFLTANPVTLNEEELTDVERRKAADAIRIEEQKQFYEIARQRAAELDVYMEQFRRDIVESNGLTKLFSEIREKNTIADLSPQYQKFAEWLRIEVAATLYHVFLAEDNSPEMFAQFKRIHSLVPYTLLKNVIRIANPAAVMSGVLDLFLAQPFGSRSLLQRIFSMALNDGIKQFQKSIDSLAAKVDDPVLTGKLKEFTHADENIKNEIRTEAATEDVDLIVAILRSDLIAPELTPEQVGKVFNAYVAWNHAVDNVDLEMQEGAQWFANMKQLLKLYTRQRDKAMILSIIEEPVTLQLFRDLFTIFYEPLVRVYKSANVYSSITDFAQFADDAIAVIEKCHRQDVSADPNQTVQAFIDLCERHQDNFYKFIHEVHLHDNGLFTSLMGWIEDILEFLRHGPQGGKLDMNALFHGAKDVGQIDEAKAIEEINALIKWHEDRKRWHLNKTRQKMAAEGTGNESFPGNATFRGSDFGLDEADLEDLAISDAESEESEEMEEDDLDPITAERRRRVKKQDQLRRTAGEPVKPEVQEILKLSESFNAIDTVYTCQKPQHKRCNFFLWQSDADAREKLTVLSNSRTEPFSANNTPTKPSVQGSGLLTPQTDTKVQDVRGMSVNRTPTPSKSGKARMMMEDTDEFSWDDSTDAEELTKLLEPPPQPDFGQEGPRKAPRTESFMSPGKRKLSDIENDGRQSTATFTPTSIFSSRTQTRLPPASAEVSMTPTPGRYRNVLSTDARDDFSELGLQALKILESHKVVVPKQAQDELLALLNKHDLKMKGIMRGRDISRIALKKHEETIMKLNERITSLESQREMDRAIIDGLRGR comes from the exons ATGCTTGACGCAACCCCCGCCTCCCATGATGCCGACCGTCTACAGTCAGCTGGCCGGCCGTTGTCAACTCATGTACCACCTGGGCAAATTTTGACGGGGAAGCAAGAGCACT ATCTGAAGCGCGAGTTGATCGGCCGTCAAGTGCGCAACGAAATTACCGAGCTGAACTCCCCTACTGCCCTCCACCGCTTCGGCGCTCCATTCAAATCGGAATTCGGGGAGGTTGCCCCTGTGGATTCTGAACTACCGATTCTGCGATACATTTTTGTGCATCATGTGCGCAAGTTCCCTTTCCTCGATCAGGCGCGTGAGAAGGAGTTTTGGCAGGATAAGTTGCAGGTGGTAAGTAATTTGCACCAATTTGGGTTGTCTGCGGTAGCCGGAGACTCACTGCGACTGACTTATTTCTTCATGCAGTTCCTCGAGTCGTTCGCTAACAAGCATGTATCGTCCTCGGAAGACCGGTTGGAGGAGACCAAGCGCAGGAAGCTGGCGCGAAAAGCTGAAAAGCTTGTCGAGCTTATGATGGTATCGGGAATCCCTACGGCGTCGGGGTATGAAGAGCGGATATCATTTTCGGAGATGGAGGTCGTCGATCGCGGCGCGAACGAGAAGGGCCTTCTCGTGAATATGCCGGAGGGACATGCGATACACGGCTGGGATGTCAACGTTGCAGCG GAGTTCATCCTCCGCGTGCAGCGGGAAGGCAAGCCTGACATCTTTGTGGCCAGGCGATATGGAGAATTCGCAAAACTTTATAGGAGACTGCGTACAGAGTTTCCGGGTAGAACATTAGCACCTCTCCCGAGAAAAAATAAGTCATCAACAAGTACTAGCTTTTTTGGCTCGGCTGACGATGAGGCGTCCTCTATTTCCTCCGTGTCAACTCAAGATACTAGCGAGGGGTACATTGGTCGAACTCTGGCTCCGGGACCTCATCACAGCCGTTCATTGTCACGTTCCTCCAtgaaatcatcaaagtcTGGGAGACTTTCAAGTGAGGGCCCGAGAGAGTGTGTGCTTTACCGGGAGGAGCAGCGCGTCTCTCTTCGAGCATTTCTACGCACTTTGCTGCAGAACAAGCGAGTTTCCGAGTCAAAGGCGATGGAGGAGTTTCTCACAGCAAACCCTGTCACCTTGAATGAAGAGGAATTAACCGATgtagaaagaagaaaagcagcGGACGCCATCAGGatcgaggagcagaagcaatTCTACGAAATTGCACGGCAGCGTGCGGCGGAGCTGGATGTATACATGGAGCAATTCCGCCGGGATATTGTGGAGAGCA ATGGTCTAACGAAATTATTCTCCGAGATTCGTGAAAAGAACACGATAGCGGACCTTAGCCCTCAGTACCAGAAATTCGCTGAATGGCTTCGAATTGA GGTTGCGGCAACTCTCTATCACGTATTCCTGGCTGAGGACAACTCTCCAGAAATGTTTGCGCAGTTCAAGAGGATACATTCTCTTGTCCCGTATACTCTACTAAAGAATGTCATCCGCATCGCCAATCCTGCAGCTGTGATGAGTGGTGTCCTAGATCTTTTCCTCGCCCAGCCATTTGGGTCACGGTCTCTACTACAGCGCATCTTTTCCATGGCTCTAAACGACGGCATTAAGCAATTTCAAAAGTCCATTGACTCGCTGGCAGCCAAGGTTGATGATCCCGTTCTGACTGGAAAGCTAAAAGAGTTCACGCATGCAGATGAGAATATCAAGAATGAAATTAGGACAGAGGCTGCGACTGAAGATGTGGATTTGATCGTTGCCATTCTTCGATCGGACCTCATAGCACCTGAGCTCACTCCGGAACAGGTTGGAAAAGTGTTCAATGCCTATGTAGCGTGGAATCATGCGGTGGACAACGTGGATCTTGAGATGCAAGAAGGAGCTCAATGGTTTGCAAACATGAAGCAATTGCTGAAGCTCTACACCCGACAACGCGACAAGGCAATGATACTCAGCATCATCGAGGAGCCTGTCACCCTTCAGTTGTTCCGCGATCTCTTCACCATTTTCTACGAGCCCCTAGTGCGCGTCTACAAATCTGCGAATGTGTACAGTAGCATTACTGACTTTGCGCAATTTGCCGATGACGCCATCGCTGTGATTGAGAAATGTCACAGGCAGGATGTATCGGCGGACCCTAACCAAACCGTCCAGGCCTTCATCGATCTATGTGAAAGACACCAAGACAACTTCTACAAGTTCATTCACGAAGTACACCTTCACGATAATGGCCTGTTTACATCCCTCATGGGTTGGATTGAAGATATCCTTGAATTCCTGCGCCACGGACCTCAAGGGGGTAAGCTTGACATGAACGCCCTGTTCCACGGAGCCAAAGATGTCGGGCAGATTGATGAGGCCAaggccatcgaggagatTAATGCTTTGATCAAGTGGCACGAGGATCGCAAACGGTGGCACTTGAATAAGACGCGACAGAAGATGGCAGCTGAAGGCACTGGGAACGAATCTTTCCCCGGAAACGCGACGTTCCGCGGCAGTGATTTTGGCTTGGATGAG GCCGACCTTGAAGATCTCGCCATTTCCGACGCGGAATCCGAAGAGTCcgaggaaatggaagaggaCGACCTAGATCCGATCACCGCTGAGAGGAGACGCCGTGTCAAGAAACAGGATCAGCTTCGCCGCACCGCAGGAGAACCAGTCAAGCCGGAAGTccaggagatcctcaagctctCGGAGTCTTTTAATGCTAT CGATACAGTCTACACCTGCCAGAAACCTCAACACAAGCGCTGCAACTTCTTTCTCTGGCAAAGCGACGCAGATGCGCGGGAGAAACTAACCGTGCTTTCGAACTCGCGGACTGAGCCGTTCTCGGCCAACAATACACCTACGAAACCATCGGTGCAGGGAAGCGGCCTTCTCACGCCACAGACGGACACAAAGGTCCAGGATGTCCGCGGGATGAGCGTCAACCGCACGCCAACACCGTCGAAGAGCGGAAAGGCCagaatgatgatggaggataCGGACGAGTTTAGCTGGGATGATTCGACGGACGCGGAGGAGCTGACCAAGTTGCTTGAGCCGCCTCCTCAGCCCGATTTTGGACAGGAGGGGCCTCGCAAGGCGCCGCGGACTGAGAGCTTCATGTCTCCTGGCAAGCGAAAGCTGTCGGACATAGAAAATGATGGAAGACAGAGTACAGCCACGTTTACGCCTACATCTATCTTCTCGTCCCGCACGCAGACCCGGTTGCCGCCGGCGTCGGCGGAGGTCTCGATGACGCCTACGCCGGGAAGGTATAGAAATGTGCTATCTACGGATGCGCGGGACGATTTTTCTGAGTTAGGTCTTCAGGCTTTGAAGATCCTTGAAAGTCACAAGGTGGTTGTGCCGAAACAGGCGCAGGACGAGTTGTTGGCACTGCTGAACAAGCATGATCTGAAGATGAAGGGGATTATGCGCGGGCGGGACATCTCGCGAATTGCGCTGAAGAAGCATGAAGAGACTATTATGAAGTTGAACGAGAGAATTACGAGCCTGGAGTCACAGAGGGAAATGGATCGAGCTATCATTGATGGGTTGAGGGGACGGTAA
- the trm5 gene encoding tRNA (guanine) methyltransferase: protein MDSMTDSSNSLRSSDLPEMFRPPVNRAMRVLDRSFFRKTVPLSAAAVFQNSDISKVRAELHKSRDLLAVPRLNCIRDVADQEGQIKKALLLRETVKHDDKETWSPKISELVEKGRIAMRPYDLTLDYDFWTYADIISSILPEDELQEIPQGFTQVGHVLHLNLREQYLPYKYLIAEILKDKNKVIRTVINKTEDVGSHSEFRTFPFELLAGDNDLNVVQHEQDCEFRFDYSRVYWNSRLETEHRRLVEKFNKGEMVCDVMAGVGPFAVPAGKKKIFVWANDLNPHGYEVMQDAIKRNKVEGFVTPFNMDGREFIRWSAKELLETEPVTVTIHPKVRRDRKSGNKVEQAPPPHPEEYHRPVFFDHYVMNLPATAIEFLDAFPGIYAGKESLFAPHTSQRLPMVHVYCFSGHSENELDDHIDICQRISERIGYTITPEDRIGGSGNQSVELSIHNVRLVSPKKQMFCASFRLPAEVAFKKV, encoded by the coding sequence ATGGACTCCATGACCGACTCCTCCAATTCGCTCCGCAGCAGCGACCTTCCAGAAATGTTTCGACCACCCGTGAACCGCGCGATGCGTGTTTTGGACCGCTCGTTCTTTCGCAAGACGGTTCCTCTGTCCGCTGCTGCGGTCTTCCAAAACTCAGACATTTCAAAGGTGCGAGCGGAACTGCACAAGAGCCGGGACCTGCTGGCTGTGCCTCGGCTCAACTGTATCCGGGACGTGGCAGACCAGGAGGGGCAGATAAAGAAGGCTTTACTGCTGCGCGAGACTGTCAAGCATGACGATAAGGAAACGTGGTCGCCCAAGATAAGCGAGCTGGTCGAGAAGGGACGCATCGCAATGCGGCCGTACGACTTGACGCTGGACTATGATTTTTGGACGTACGCCGACATTATCTCCTCGATTCTACCCGAGGACGAGCTACAAGAGATTCCGCAGGGGTTTACTCAAGTGGGACACGTGCTGCATTTGAATCTTCGCGAACAATACCTCCCATACAAGTATCTCATTGCTGAGATCttgaaggacaagaacaaggtGATTAGAACGGTGATTAACAAAACCGAGGATGTTGGATCACATAGCGAGTTCCGCACATTCCCCTTTGAGCTTCTGGCGGGTGATAATGATTTGAATGTTGTCCAGCACGAGCAGGACTGCGAGTTCCGCTTTGACTATTCCCGCGTGTACTGGAACAGTCGTCTGGAGACGGAGCATCGTCGACTCGTGGAGAAATTCAACAAGGGCGAGATGGTTTGTGATGTCATGGCTGGTGTGGGACCGTTTGCTGTACCTgctggcaagaagaagattttTGTCTGGGCCAACGACCTCAATCCACACGGGTACGAGGTGATGCAGGACGCCATCAAAAGGAACAAGGTGGAGGGCTTCGTTACCCCGTTCAACATGGACGGCCGGGAATTTATCCGCTGGTCTGCCAAGGAACTTCTGGAGACCGAGCCGGTGACCGTCACCATTCATCCCAAGGTGCGGCGGGACAGAAAATCCGGCAATAAAGTCGAGCAGGCCCCCCCGCCTCATCCGGAGGAGTATCACCGTCCAGTGTTCTTCGACCACTACGTGATGAATCTCCCGGCCACGGCAATCGAGTTCCTCGACGCGTTCCCAGGCATTTACGCCGGCAAGGAGTCGCTGTTTGCGCCGCACACCTCCCAGCGTCTACCCATGGTCCATGTGTATTGCTTCTCGGGCCATTCCGAGAACGAGCTGGACGACCacattgacatctgccaGCGGATATCCGAGCGTATCGGGTACACTATCACGCCCGAGGATCGGATCGGAGGCAGTGGGAATCAGAGCGTTGAGCTCTCGATCCACAATGTGAGACTGGTCAGTCCCAAGAAGCAGATGTTCTGTGCTAGCTTCCGTCTGCCTGCGGAGGTTGCGTTCAAAAAGGTATAG
- a CDS encoding DNA-directed RNA polymerase II subunit RPB4, whose protein sequence is MSVQLPPATHRKRALPQGELEAASTLKLGADQNTHTLSLSEARLVINKVLENKRRGGKKYEEPENLTKTLDYLEVFARFKDEENIKAVERLLNSHTELEMFERSQLGSLCCDNAEEAKSLIPSLQHKISDADLQELLDELTKLRNFTE, encoded by the exons ATGAGCGTCCAACTTCCCCCAGCCACACACCGCAAGCGCGCCCTCCCCCAGGGCGAACTCGAAGCCGCCTCAACCCTCAAACTCGGAGCCGATCAAAACACACATACCCTCTCGCTGTCGGAGGCACGGCTCGTCATCAATAAGGTGCTGGAGAATAAGCGCCGCGGGGGGAAGAAATACGAAGAACCGGA GAATCTTACCAAGACGTTGGATTACCTCGAGGTATTTGCGCGGttcaaggatgaggagaacaTCAAGGCTGTGGAGCGGTTACTGAACTCGCATACTGAACTGGAGATGTTTGAGCGGTCGCAGCTGG GGAGCTTGTGCTGCGATAATGCTGAAGAAGCCAAGTCACTAATCCCGAGTCTGCAGCATAAGATCTCGGATGCGGATTTGCAGGAGTTGTTGGATGAGTTGACGAAGCTGAGAAATTTCACGGAGTGA
- a CDS encoding putative C6 transcription factor (OTam) — protein MAAVITLQSSTTAGPAATSAAPFQQPHPSDHHHLRARSQQQQASSTPAPISPSSTSIGSLPRLPAPGRDGSSCDACLRRKSRCAMNEMVNKCYSCDFHRQECTFTLSRPGTADAQSKKRKLEDPTPEDVDTTKRYDDVFSSSWGILPQCRSRTSYQVMSAALSPVSKTDVSRSPVNGHNLLIPSGYWSQSAKYIGMTTELEPALLEHLPLDQNDEGVVASARVRKIGNDGTFMRVVEPPSQADSPSISLDAIESLVAPYGSTLVEKYFESIHPVFPILMEDAFRQSYRTRQGLSPLLLSAVYVCALKFVDIGPASQSVRRPDAGRLESTALRLLIESLPHATISTIQAGLLLMEKSTIATHALNAQLVTAGFELGLHQDCSGWNMETWEKGLRKRLAWALYMQDKWSALIHGRPSHIFAFNWTVKDLVEQDFTEAFHTDNAQQDDADVGHGPLFFCHMVALTTILSDILDRFYTLQAIEEFKAAGANRTRMILERAKPAQIRLKEWFASLPPQLKMDSSIDLFDTVTEDTARNGPLHLSYFATEITLHRCIIRSLSPDTADAYLSHICRSAAKTRLISAMDFVNRLRQPHLRSFWPAASRTNFSLIGSFGILLRITAPTKEEAEFYRLRLCEYRWTLSVSRKHAEFLEFALDSLDNACNLDHHVPGKPGIDELMTSAAKPTIHNAPLPSASQLDESMLEMDRAPDSTRGGTSSVVSGLASPATSVSDESVQEASVPQL, from the exons ATGGCTGCCGTTATCACTCTCCAGTCGTCCACGACGGCTGGCCCTGCGGCTACATCTGCAGCTCCCTTTCAACAGCCTCACCCCTcagaccaccaccaccttcgAGCCCGTtcgcaacagcagcaggctAGCTCGACTCCTGCGCCTATCTCGCCCTCCTCTACCTCCATTGGATCATTGCCCCGTCTGCCGGCACCTGGTCGGGATGGGTCAAGTTGTGACGCCTGTCTGCGTAGAAAGAGCCGGTGCGCCATGAACGAAATGGTCAATAAATGCTACTCATGCGATTTCCATCGCCAGGAGTGCACCTTCACTCTCAGCCGTCCAGGTACGGCAGATGCACAATCTAAAAAGCGAAAACTAGAAGATCCCACCCCCGAGGATGTGGACACTACCAAGAGGTATGACGATgtgttttcttcctcgtggGGAATCTTACCCCAATGCCGATCTCGGACGTCATATCAAGTTATGT cagcagccctCTCACCAGTTTCCAAGACAGATGTCTCCCGCTCACCTGTGAATGGTCACAACCTCCTGATCCCGTCCGGGTATTGGTCCCAGTCGGCTAAGTACATTGGCATGACCACTGAGTTAGAGCCTGCCCTACTTGaacatcttcctcttgaCCAGAACGACGAAGGAGTTGTTGCATCAGCCCGGGTACGTAAGATCGGTAACGACGGTACCTTTATGCGTGTCGTCGAGCCCCCATCCCAGGCGGACTCTCCGTCCATCTCGCTCGATGCTATCGAGAGCCTGGTTGCTCCCTATGGATCCACCTTGGTGGAGAAGTACTTTGAAAGCATCCATCCGGTGTTTCCCATCCTGATGGAGGATGCCTTTCGTCAGTCATATCGGACCAGACAAGGGCTTTCCCCGCTCTTACTCTCAGCTGTTTATGTCTGCGCTTTGAAGTTTGTGGATATTGGCCCTGCCTCGCAGTCGGTGCGACGTCCGGATGCTGGCCGTCTCGAGAGCACCGCGCTCCGACTTCTGATTGAGTCCTTGCCCCATGCAACTATCTCGACGATCCAGGCCGGACTACTTCTTATGGAGAAGTCCACCATCGCGACTCATGCATTGAATGCCCAGCTGGTCACCGCTGGGTTCGAGCTTGGGCTGCACCAGGACTGCAGTGGCTGGAACATGGAGACCTGGGAAAAGGGGTTGCGGAAACGGCTGGCGTGGGCCCTGTATATGCAGGACAAATGGTCGGCGCTGATTCACGGGCGGCCCTCCCacatcttcgccttcaaCTGGACCGTCAAGGACTTGGTAGAACAGGATTTCACCGAGGCCTTCCACACGGACAACGCGCAGCAGGACGATGCAGACGTCGGCCACGGTCCGCTCTTTTTCTGCCACATGGTGGCGCTGACCACCATCCTGTCTGACATTCTCGACCGATTCTACACTCTTCAAGCGATCGAGGAGTTCAAAGCGGCTGGCGCGAACCGAACACGCATGATCCTGGAGCGGGCCAAACCGGCCCAGATCCGACTGAAGGAATGGTTTGCATCGCTGCCGCCGCAACTGAAGATGGACTCGAGCATAGACCTCTTCGACACGGTCACTGAAGACACCGCCCGCAACGGGCCCCTCCACCTCTCCTACTTCGCAACCGAAATCACCCTCCACCGCTGCATCATCCGGTCCCTCTCCCCGGACACGGCCGACGCCTACCTCTCCCACATCTGCCGCTCCGCCGCAAAGACGCGCCTCATCTCAGCCATGGACTTTGTCAACCGGCTGCGTCAGCCTCACCTCCGCTCATTCTGGCCCGCCGCCTCCCGCACTAATTTCTCACTCATCGGCTCCTTCGGCATCCTCCTGCGCATCACCGCACccaccaaggaggaggccgagtTCTACCGTCTCCGCCTCTGCGAGTACCGCTGGACGCTGAGCGTCAGCCGCAAGCACGCTGAGTTCCTCGAATTTGCCCTCGACAGCCTCGACAACGCCTGTAACCTCGACCACCACGTCCCCGGCAAACCGGGCATCGACGAGCTGATGACCAGCGCCGCCAAACCGACCATCCACAACGCCCCTCTGCCCTCTGCTTCGCAGCTGGACGAGTCGATGCTCGAGATGGACCGCGCGCCGGACAGCACCCGCGGCGGCACCTCGTCTGTCGTCTCGGGCCTGGCCTCTCCGGCTACCTCCGTCAGCGACGAAAGTGTCCAGGAGGCCTCTGTTCCTCAATTGTAA
- a CDS encoding VOC family protein → MNLLATGLCLVYSLRLQGVIDDLLAHRVVVARRVSNRLVYMSTVDTVKGKMTQDQDNLRARFCHALSEMYKAEVPLYGDLVDLVWQADAEALQTSQRQHGNTTPIINPDDILPARNRVERHGAIRLGTARELSTIRRMFAVMGMLPVGYYDLSVAGFPMHATAFRPRTREALARHPFRVFTTVLRMELLSERTRALAERALAQREIFTPRLLELLELAETNGSLSCKECDEFIAEGLETFRWHSRAAVTLEEYRILKAEHPLVADIVSFPSCHINHLTPRTIDIDLVQRMMRERGMPVKERIEGPPCRVNPILLRQTSFKALEETVYFRDAGGEYVRGSHTARFGEVEQRGYALTRKGRRLYDQILARVNREAAGLEPVEYERILRKCFEEFPDDLVQLQTQKLAFFCYRVAPYALQRKYQGVESVSLAQLLKDNVLDYEPITYEDFLPLSAGGIFNSNLANMSQSKQPIMEADADADLDGFQRMLGAPVLDEFYLYEQIQQESLETCCQQLGIGSID, encoded by the coding sequence ATGAACTTGTTAGCGACAGGCTTGTGCCTTGTATATAGTCTGCGCCTTCAAGGTGTTATTGATGACCTTCTTGCACACAGGGTGGTCGTAGCCAGGAGAGTATCAAACCGTCTCGTCTACATGTCTACAGTTGATACAGTCAAAGGAAAAATGACCCAAGACCAAGATAACCTTCGCGCCCGCTTCTGTCATGCCCTCTCGGAAATGTACAAAGCCGAAGTGCCCCTGTACGGGGAcctcgtcgacctcgtcTGGCAAGCCGACGCAGAAGCCCTCCAGACCAGCCAGCGGCAGCACGGCAACACCACCCCAATCATCAACCCAGACGACATCCTCCCCGCCCGAAACCGCGTCGAACGGCACGGCGCCATCCGCCTCGGCACCGCGCGCGAACTCTCCACCATCCGCCGCATGTTCGCCGTCATGGGCATGCTCCCCGTGGGGTACTACGATCTGAGCGTCGCGGGTTTCCCCATGCACGCGACTGCGTTCCGGCCGCGCACACGCGAGGCGCTAGCCCGACATCCATTCCGGGTATTCACGACTGTGCTCCGGATGGAGTTGCTGAGCGAGAGGACGAGGGCGCTGGCTGAGCGGGCGCTCGCGCAGCGGGAGATCTTCACCCCCCGGCTACTGGAGCTCCTCGAGCTAGCGGAGACAAACGGGTCGCTGAGCTGCAAAGAATGCGACGAGTTCATCGCTGAGGGGCTAGAGACCTTCCGGTGGCATTCGCGGGCGGCGGTCACGCTGGAGGAGTACCGCATTCTCAAGGCAGAGCATCCCCTGGTGGCTGATATCGTCTCCTTCCCCAGCTGCCACATCAACCATTTGACCCCGCGGACGATCGACATTGATCTCGTGCAGAGGATGATGCGTGAGCGGGGGATGCCAGTTAAAGAACGCATCGAGGGTCCACCGTGCCGTGTGAACCCCATTCTCCTGCGTCAGACGAGCTTCAaggcgctggaggagacGGTCTACTTTCGTGATGCGGGGGGTGAGTACGTGAGGGGCTCGCATACGGCGCGGTTTGGGGAGGTCGAGCAGCGGGGGTATGCGCTGACGCGGAAAGGGCGCCGGTTGTACGATCAGATTCTTGCGAGGGTGAATCGCGAGGCGGCTGGCTTGGAGCCGGTGGAGTATGAGAGGATCTTGAGGAAATGTTTCGAGGAGTTTCCTGATGATCTGGTGCAGCTGCAGACGCAGAAACTGGCTTTCTTCTGTTATCGGGTGGCACCGTATGCCTTGCAGAGGAAATATCAGGGCGTGGAATCTGTTTCGCTGGCGCAGTTGTTGAAGGATAATGTGCTCGACTACGAGCCCATCACGTACGAGGACTTCTTGCCTTTATCCGCTGGAGGCATTTTCAATTCGAACTTGGCCAACATGTCGCAGTCCAAGCAACCGATCATGGaggctgatgctgatgctgatctGGATGGATTCCAACGGATGCTGGGGGCTCCTGTGCTGGACGAATTCTATCTGTACGAGCAGATCCAGCAGGAGAGTTTGGAGACTTGTTGCCAGCAGTTGGGAATTGGATCGATTGACTGA